A window of the Brumimicrobium sp. genome harbors these coding sequences:
- a CDS encoding SpoIIE family protein phosphatase, which yields MSLINDAILEKLNSLIVVVNPVGKVEYVSPSVKRILGFEPTHLLGNAWWDLTFMDKVEGLANRDLICQQIKQDSMIETVPQERLLKTATGGERWVLWNTSKGPDNRLVGIGHDITDRKKVELKLIEKNTELAQQNKDILDSIQYASRIQEALLPDVKKIKNAFQDAFVYYQPKDVVSGDFYFFFERGNKTFVAGIDCTGHGVPGALMSFIANSLFKEVIVKRGIEEPSEILYALDEELKLVLQKKENQITSSDGMDVAMTVFDFENQVFSYSGAFRPAILIRHNELIEFAPNRFPIGQYGDVRKKFTTQSITIQPNDTVYLFSDGYIDQFGGREESTGKSKKFNKRQFKELLLLVQDMEIEEQEAYLQYVFNNWKQDEPQLDDILVIGIKI from the coding sequence ATGTCATTAATTAATGATGCAATATTAGAAAAGTTAAATAGCTTAATCGTAGTAGTAAACCCTGTAGGAAAGGTTGAATATGTGAGTCCTTCTGTAAAACGAATTTTAGGCTTTGAACCCACTCATTTATTAGGAAATGCTTGGTGGGATTTAACTTTTATGGATAAAGTAGAAGGTTTAGCTAATAGGGATTTGATATGCCAGCAAATTAAACAGGATTCTATGATAGAAACTGTTCCGCAAGAACGTTTACTGAAAACAGCAACAGGTGGTGAACGTTGGGTGTTATGGAATACTTCCAAAGGTCCGGATAATAGATTGGTGGGCATTGGACATGATATTACTGATAGAAAGAAAGTTGAATTAAAACTAATAGAAAAGAATACAGAATTAGCTCAACAGAACAAAGATATATTAGATAGCATACAGTATGCAAGTAGAATACAAGAAGCCTTATTGCCAGATGTAAAGAAAATAAAAAATGCGTTCCAAGATGCTTTTGTTTATTACCAACCGAAAGATGTGGTGAGCGGTGATTTTTATTTCTTCTTTGAAAGAGGAAATAAAACATTTGTGGCAGGTATTGACTGTACGGGGCATGGTGTGCCAGGCGCTTTGATGAGTTTTATAGCAAACAGTTTATTTAAGGAAGTAATTGTTAAGAGAGGAATAGAGGAGCCTTCAGAAATTTTATATGCGCTTGATGAGGAATTAAAGTTAGTATTGCAGAAAAAAGAAAATCAAATCACTTCTTCAGATGGGATGGATGTGGCTATGACTGTTTTCGATTTTGAAAATCAAGTTTTTTCATATTCGGGAGCTTTTCGACCAGCTATTTTAATTCGCCATAATGAGTTGATTGAGTTTGCTCCAAATCGTTTTCCAATTGGTCAATATGGAGATGTTCGAAAGAAGTTTACAACACAGTCAATCACGATACAACCCAATGATACGGTTTATCTCTTTTCAGATGGATATATCGATCAGTTTGGGGGAAGGGAAGAGAGTACTGGAAAAAGCAAAAAATTCAATAAGCGACAGTTTAAAGAGTTGCTATTGCTAGTTCAGGATATGGAAATAGAAGAACAAGAGGCGTATTTACAATATGTGTTTAATAACTGGAAACAAGATGAACCTCAATTAGATGATATTTTGGTCATTGGGATTAAAATATGA
- a CDS encoding T9SS type A sorting domain-containing protein — protein sequence MKHIYSLVLGLCLSIGLTNAQTFTDNFDTYTAGAYLAQQSSAWTTWGNAPGTTEDVKVSNADSHSSPNSIYLSSNSANGGPTDLVKQFGGTYQTGNFNLEMWMKIESNKGAYFNIQGKAPIGDMFVFEYYWNSDGTFEISNTTDGTLLAGTYPTGTWFKFNLNIDLTINDWEVLIDGTSKGSFSVADNQVWGMDIFPYNSVAPNQAGYYIDDFTYTYTPFVPLAKDLAVTKYNINGVIAGSKHNSSVTVRNIGNSAITSFDLATSYNGMNFNKSVTGVNIATMAEYTVTFTDSLVLATTTEPYSATISNVNGAGADDNTANDTKNWMVTTITPAFGKVVAVEEGTGTWCTWCPRGAVFMDEFSKKYAGAIAPIAVHNGDPMVVPAYDTGMGFTSFPNAKVDRGAGKDPSAIESDIMTRLSVAPKAVLTPGAEWNATTRELKVSITSDIIANITNGYKISLVIAEDGVTGTTSGYAQINSYAGGSNGVMGGYESLPNPVPASMMVYDHVARTILPSFAGDANSYPSGANAGESHVLSFTLTLPAEWNENKIHIIGLLKAPNNRIENAGTATLSEAIANGFNDGTPASVESNIMEQVDAAVKIYPNPAQNFTNIVLNLKGQQNVQVDLVDMTGKVIGSRDYGMLDGGQQITLPTLGLDAGIYLVNVRINNQLVSKRLIVE from the coding sequence ATGAAACATATTTATTCTTTAGTGCTTGGACTTTGTTTATCTATAGGTCTAACTAATGCACAAACATTTACAGATAATTTTGATACTTATACTGCAGGTGCTTATTTGGCTCAACAGTCTAGTGCATGGACTACTTGGGGAAATGCGCCAGGAACAACAGAAGATGTGAAGGTATCTAATGCAGATTCACATTCGTCTCCAAATTCTATCTATTTATCAAGTAATTCTGCTAATGGTGGACCAACCGATTTAGTTAAACAATTCGGAGGAACTTACCAAACAGGTAATTTTAATCTTGAAATGTGGATGAAGATAGAATCTAATAAAGGAGCTTACTTTAATATACAAGGAAAGGCACCTATTGGAGATATGTTTGTTTTTGAATATTACTGGAATTCAGATGGAACTTTTGAAATTAGTAATACTACTGATGGTACTTTATTGGCTGGAACTTACCCAACAGGTACATGGTTTAAATTTAATCTGAATATTGATTTAACTATAAATGATTGGGAGGTTTTAATTGATGGAACATCTAAAGGTAGTTTCTCAGTGGCAGATAATCAAGTTTGGGGTATGGATATTTTCCCATACAATTCTGTAGCACCAAATCAAGCTGGTTATTATATAGATGATTTTACATATACTTATACTCCATTTGTTCCTTTAGCAAAAGATTTAGCAGTAACTAAATACAACATAAATGGTGTGATTGCAGGTTCAAAACATAATTCTTCTGTGACAGTTAGAAATATTGGAAATTCAGCAATTACTTCTTTTGATTTAGCCACTAGTTATAATGGTATGAATTTCAATAAATCAGTTACAGGAGTTAATATAGCAACAATGGCTGAATATACAGTTACTTTTACAGATTCTCTTGTTTTGGCTACAACCACTGAACCATATTCTGCTACTATTTCTAATGTAAATGGAGCTGGTGCGGATGATAATACTGCAAATGATACTAAAAATTGGATGGTAACTACAATTACTCCAGCTTTTGGAAAAGTGGTGGCTGTAGAAGAAGGAACAGGAACATGGTGTACATGGTGTCCTAGAGGAGCTGTATTTATGGATGAATTTTCAAAAAAATACGCAGGGGCTATTGCTCCTATAGCAGTGCATAACGGAGATCCAATGGTGGTACCTGCGTATGATACAGGTATGGGATTTACTTCATTTCCGAATGCAAAAGTAGATAGAGGCGCCGGTAAAGATCCTTCAGCTATTGAAAGTGATATCATGACCAGATTGAGCGTGGCTCCTAAAGCGGTTCTAACACCAGGGGCTGAATGGAATGCTACTACAAGAGAGTTAAAAGTTTCTATTACAAGTGATATCATCGCTAATATAACGAATGGGTATAAGATATCCCTCGTTATTGCTGAAGATGGTGTTACTGGAACAACTTCTGGATATGCACAAATAAATTCCTATGCAGGCGGAAGTAACGGAGTGATGGGAGGATATGAATCTTTACCGAATCCTGTACCAGCATCTATGATGGTATATGATCACGTTGCAAGAACAATATTACCATCTTTTGCCGGAGATGCAAATTCTTACCCAAGTGGAGCAAATGCTGGGGAGAGCCATGTATTGAGTTTCACTTTGACTCTTCCTGCTGAATGGAATGAAAATAAAATACATATTATAGGTTTATTAAAAGCACCAAATAATAGAATTGAAAATGCAGGTACTGCTACACTTTCTGAAGCTATTGCTAACGGTTTTAATGATGGAACACCTGCATCTGTTGAAAGCAATATAATGGAGCAAGTAGATGCTGCTGTTAAAATCTATCCAAACCCTGCACAAAACTTTACTAACATTGTATTAAACTTAAAGGGTCAACAAAATGTACAGGTAGATTTAGTTGATATGACAGGAAAAGTTATTGGATCTAGAGATTATGGTATGCTTGATGGTGGTCAGCAAATAACTTTACCTACTTTAGGTTTAGATGCTGGAATTTATTTAGTAAATGTTCGCATTAATAATCAACTAGTTTCTAAGAGATTGATTGTCGAATAA
- a CDS encoding YifB family Mg chelatase-like AAA ATPase, with translation MLVKTYGSAVFGIEATTITIEVNIDKGVNFILVGLPDNAVKESQQRIKAALSNNGYKYPLKEITINMAPADIRKEGSTFDLPIGIGIMAASEQIKMDCLGDYILLGELSLDGSLKPFKGVLPIALKAKEEGFKGIILPQENVREAAIVDGLEVYGANTIMEVVQFLNNERKIEPTRIDIHQEFYDKLNELEVDFKDVKGQQNIKRAFEIAASGGHNVVLIGPPGAGKSMLAKRLSTILPPMSIQESLETTKIHSVAGKVHAGAGLVTERPFRKPHHTISDVALVGGGGYPQPGEISLAHNGVLFLDELPEYKRTVLEVMRQPLEDRVVTISRARFTVEYPASFMLVAAMNPCPCGYYNHPDKECVCAPGVVQNYLNKISGPLLDRIDLHVEVTPVSFDELAYHQPEESSVDIRKRVVEARLIQQERFKESEITHCNAQMSSKELRKYCKIGEDCNAVLKQAMDKLGLSARAYDRIIKVARTIADLEKSENIQVHHISEAINFRSLDRDNWAK, from the coding sequence ATGTTAGTCAAAACTTATGGCTCTGCCGTGTTCGGTATTGAAGCCACCACCATCACTATTGAGGTCAATATTGACAAGGGAGTCAACTTTATTTTAGTTGGTTTACCAGATAATGCAGTCAAAGAAAGTCAACAGCGTATTAAAGCTGCATTAAGCAACAATGGGTATAAATATCCTTTGAAGGAAATTACTATTAATATGGCACCAGCTGATATCCGCAAAGAAGGCTCTACCTTTGATTTACCCATTGGGATAGGTATTATGGCAGCCAGCGAACAGATAAAAATGGATTGCCTTGGAGATTATATTCTGTTAGGAGAATTGTCCTTAGATGGGAGTTTGAAACCTTTTAAAGGAGTACTTCCTATTGCCTTAAAAGCGAAAGAAGAAGGATTTAAAGGAATTATTTTACCGCAAGAAAATGTGCGTGAAGCAGCTATAGTAGATGGATTAGAGGTGTATGGGGCAAATACAATTATGGAAGTCGTACAATTCTTAAATAATGAAAGAAAAATAGAGCCTACCCGTATAGATATTCATCAAGAATTTTATGATAAACTTAACGAGTTAGAGGTTGATTTTAAGGATGTTAAAGGTCAGCAAAACATCAAACGTGCCTTTGAAATTGCTGCTTCTGGTGGACATAACGTAGTACTTATTGGACCTCCAGGTGCAGGGAAATCTATGTTAGCCAAACGTCTTTCTACTATTCTTCCTCCCATGAGTATTCAAGAGTCATTGGAAACAACTAAAATTCATTCTGTAGCAGGGAAAGTACATGCTGGTGCAGGTTTAGTTACAGAAAGACCATTTCGAAAACCGCATCACACAATTTCCGACGTAGCGCTCGTAGGTGGAGGAGGTTACCCGCAACCAGGAGAAATATCTTTGGCTCACAACGGCGTACTATTTTTAGATGAATTACCAGAATATAAACGTACGGTATTGGAGGTTATGAGACAACCTTTAGAAGATAGAGTCGTAACGATATCTAGGGCTCGTTTTACAGTTGAATATCCTGCTAGTTTTATGTTAGTAGCTGCCATGAACCCTTGTCCGTGCGGATATTATAATCACCCAGATAAAGAATGTGTATGTGCTCCTGGAGTAGTCCAAAATTATCTCAATAAGATTAGTGGACCTTTGTTGGATAGGATCGATTTACATGTGGAAGTGACACCCGTTAGTTTTGATGAATTAGCGTATCATCAACCCGAAGAAAGTAGTGTGGATATCCGTAAAAGAGTTGTAGAAGCGCGTCTTATACAGCAAGAACGCTTCAAAGAATCAGAAATAACGCATTGCAATGCACAGATGTCGAGCAAAGAATTGCGAAAATATTGTAAAATTGGTGAGGATTGTAATGCTGTTTTAAAACAAGCAATGGATAAGTTAGGATTATCAGCGAGAGCGTATGACCGAATCATTAAAGTGGCACGGACAATTGCTGATTTAGAAAAATCAGAAAATATCCAAGTACATCATATCTCTGAAGCGATTAATTTTAGGAGTCTAGATAGAGATAATTGGGCGAAGTAA
- a CDS encoding transposase, which translates to MDKSKNQYIKRTQKDYSMSFKLAVVKEVESGEISTEAVMRKYGIQSHSTILNWRRKFGIFDLKNSSNSIFMKTPQQRIQELEQKLRLLESKNDFLEEQLMKAEDKAYILDKLIDIAEKEYMLPVRKNSFPDQSKKQTKKGKGQ; encoded by the coding sequence ATGGATAAATCTAAAAATCAGTACATTAAACGTACACAAAAAGATTACAGCATGTCTTTTAAATTAGCTGTAGTTAAAGAAGTTGAAAGCGGAGAAATTAGTACCGAAGCAGTAATGCGAAAGTACGGTATACAATCTCATAGTACAATTTTAAATTGGAGAAGGAAATTTGGTATCTTTGATTTAAAAAACAGTTCTAATTCTATATTTATGAAAACACCACAACAAAGAATCCAAGAGTTAGAGCAGAAATTACGGTTATTGGAATCAAAGAATGATTTCTTAGAGGAACAATTAATGAAAGCCGAGGATAAAGCTTATATTTTGGATAAGCTTATAGACATAGCAGAAAAAGAATATATGCTTCCTGTAAGAAAAAACTCCTTCCCCGATCAATCAAAGAAACAAACAAAGAAAGGCAAAGGTCAATAG
- a CDS encoding S1/P1 nuclease, with protein MKKSFLILLINCIIIASSYTFAWGVTGHRVVAEVAQQHLNDKAQARINQILGGHPMAEIANWMDDIKSDPNPDWDTLSAYHYVTIPTGLTYEESNKNPKGDVIKGISIAIQKLKSGKLTPEMEVIYLKMLIHFLGDIHQPLHVGVGEDRGGNTISATWFGKKTNLHTIWDSDILDHKKYSYTELTSIVNCCATTEQVVKWQQDSIDTWVQENVALRKNIYTFDVNVKYWEYAYTYLNWEAMKLQLEKGGVRLAGILNEMYRPK; from the coding sequence ATGAAAAAATCCTTTCTTATATTACTTATAAACTGCATCATAATAGCATCTTCCTATACTTTTGCATGGGGAGTAACCGGACACAGAGTGGTGGCAGAAGTAGCACAACAACATTTAAATGATAAGGCGCAAGCTCGAATCAATCAAATCTTAGGAGGACACCCAATGGCTGAGATTGCTAATTGGATGGATGATATTAAATCAGATCCAAACCCAGATTGGGATACCTTAAGTGCGTATCATTATGTTACTATTCCAACCGGGCTGACGTATGAGGAATCTAATAAAAACCCAAAAGGAGACGTGATTAAAGGAATTTCGATAGCTATACAGAAATTAAAAAGTGGAAAATTGACTCCTGAAATGGAAGTGATTTATCTAAAAATGCTTATCCATTTTTTAGGTGATATTCATCAACCTTTACATGTGGGTGTAGGTGAGGATAGAGGAGGAAACACTATCTCAGCTACTTGGTTTGGTAAAAAGACGAATCTTCATACCATTTGGGATAGCGATATATTAGATCATAAGAAGTATAGCTATACCGAACTTACAAGCATTGTGAATTGTTGCGCTACAACTGAGCAGGTGGTAAAATGGCAGCAAGACTCTATTGATACATGGGTTCAGGAAAATGTAGCTTTACGAAAAAACATATATACCTTTGATGTAAATGTTAAGTATTGGGAATATGCTTATACTTACCTGAATTGGGAAGCAATGAAACTACAATTAGAAAAAGGAGGGGTTCGGTTAGCAGGTATTCTAAACGAAATGTATCGTCCTAAATAA
- the cmk gene encoding (d)CMP kinase — MGKNITIAIDGWSSCGKSTLAKALARELHYVYVDSGAMYRGVTLYMLRKGLVSTSHVDIEQIIQELTNITVSFSQNENGKADLLLNGENVEAEIRAMEVSNVVSSIAKIREVRQFLVAQQRLMGKLGGVVMDGRDIGSVVFPHAELKLFITADPEVRAQRRYKELFDKGERITIEEVRENLQQRDEMDATREESPLIQTEDAIVIDNSNLTQEEQLELALQLVRNLTK, encoded by the coding sequence ATGGGTAAGAATATTACCATTGCCATTGATGGCTGGTCTTCATGTGGAAAAAGTACACTCGCCAAAGCATTAGCAAGAGAACTTCACTATGTGTATGTAGATTCAGGAGCTATGTATAGAGGTGTTACCTTGTATATGTTGCGCAAAGGATTAGTTTCAACTTCCCATGTGGATATAGAGCAAATCATCCAAGAACTTACCAATATTACAGTGTCGTTTTCACAGAATGAAAATGGGAAAGCAGATTTACTCTTGAATGGAGAAAATGTAGAGGCTGAAATTCGTGCTATGGAAGTTTCCAATGTTGTAAGTTCAATTGCTAAAATTAGAGAGGTTAGACAATTTTTAGTGGCACAACAACGCCTCATGGGTAAACTTGGAGGAGTGGTTATGGATGGAAGAGATATTGGTTCAGTTGTCTTTCCTCATGCAGAACTTAAGTTGTTTATAACAGCAGACCCTGAGGTTAGAGCACAGCGTAGGTATAAGGAATTATTCGATAAAGGTGAGCGAATTACCATAGAAGAGGTGCGCGAAAATCTTCAGCAACGCGACGAAATGGATGCTACACGTGAAGAAAGTCCCCTTATCCAAACGGAAGATGCCATTGTAATTGATAACTCCAATTTGACACAAGAAGAACAGTTGGAACTGGCTCTCCAATTAGTAAGAAATTTGACAAAATAA
- a CDS encoding IS3 family transposase → MVGINRQYYYRSFWLINEKREVASQVIEMVNNVRIKMPRIGTKKLYFLLKEELKGLHVGRDKLFDILRANHMLVIPRKNYHITTNSHHRFHKYKNIVENLEITKPEQVWVSDITYIEGRGNGYLALVTDAYSKRIMGYDLSNSLATEGALRALKMACKNRIYKNHPLIHHSDRGIQYCSNKYQECLKRKNIRPSMTESYDPYANAVAERVNGILKDEFLLENYKADIQTMKKIVKESIEIYNNQRPHLSCELLTPSKMHMQRTIKRKTYKKTSVKLASQKF, encoded by the coding sequence TTGGTCGGGATAAATAGACAATACTATTATCGTAGTTTCTGGCTTATAAATGAAAAACGAGAAGTCGCTAGCCAAGTTATTGAAATGGTTAATAATGTACGTATAAAAATGCCTAGAATAGGTACTAAGAAGCTTTATTTTCTTTTAAAAGAAGAATTAAAAGGTCTTCATGTGGGTAGAGATAAACTTTTTGATATTCTTAGAGCAAATCATATGTTAGTAATTCCAAGGAAAAACTATCATATCACAACTAATTCTCATCATCGATTTCATAAATATAAAAATATTGTAGAGAATTTAGAAATAACAAAACCAGAACAAGTATGGGTATCAGATATAACTTATATTGAAGGAAGAGGTAATGGTTATTTAGCTCTAGTAACGGATGCTTATTCAAAGAGGATAATGGGGTATGATTTATCAAATAGCCTTGCAACAGAAGGTGCTTTAAGAGCTCTTAAAATGGCCTGTAAAAATCGTATATATAAGAATCATCCTTTGATTCATCATTCTGATAGAGGAATACAATATTGTAGTAATAAATATCAAGAATGTCTTAAAAGGAAAAATATTCGACCTAGTATGACTGAAAGCTATGATCCGTATGCAAACGCGGTAGCTGAAAGAGTAAATGGAATATTAAAGGATGAGTTTTTATTGGAAAATTATAAAGCTGATATTCAAACAATGAAAAAAATTGTAAAAGAATCTATTGAAATCTATAATAACCAAAGACCACATCTGTCATGTGAATTGTTAACACCAAGTAAAATGCATATGCAAAGAACTATAAAAAGAAAAACTTATAAAAAAACTTCTGTGAAGCTAGCTTCACAGAAGTTTTAA
- the lpcA gene encoding D-sedoheptulose 7-phosphate isomerase, translating to MKQIADQFIEALEILKAFNTEDNFKRIESAGKIMVESLKSEGRIFSCGNGGSMSDAMHFAEELTGRFRENRKALGATAISDPAHMSCVSNDYGFDYVFSRYIEGCARKGDVLLAISTSGNSQNVLNAIEAARQKGMKVIGLTGKDGGKMAALCDVEIRAPKSTWSDRVQEIHIKVIHTMIDFIERNI from the coding sequence ATGAAACAAATAGCAGACCAATTTATTGAGGCATTAGAAATTTTAAAGGCATTTAATACAGAAGATAATTTCAAACGTATTGAATCTGCTGGTAAAATCATGGTGGAAAGCTTGAAAAGTGAAGGACGGATTTTTAGCTGTGGAAACGGAGGTTCTATGAGCGATGCTATGCATTTTGCAGAAGAACTTACAGGTCGTTTCCGTGAAAATCGTAAAGCACTTGGCGCAACTGCTATTTCGGATCCGGCTCACATGTCATGCGTGAGTAATGATTATGGATTCGATTATGTGTTTTCTAGATATATTGAAGGATGTGCTAGAAAAGGAGATGTGTTATTAGCTATTTCAACAAGTGGAAACTCTCAAAATGTGCTGAATGCTATAGAGGCTGCTCGTCAAAAGGGAATGAAAGTAATTGGACTTACTGGAAAGGACGGTGGAAAAATGGCTGCTTTATGTGATGTGGAAATCAGAGCACCCAAATCCACTTGGTCTGATCGTGTACAAGAAATTCATATCAAAGTAATCCATACTATGATAGATTTCATTGAGCGAAATATTTAA
- a CDS encoding carboxypeptidase-like regulatory domain-containing protein: protein MKLTGLCLFICLLGIASCKKKELSFTFKGKVTAAYTNQGLEGVQIYIYASNLANNTSKSATAYTNANGEYEIVLERLKFDKVSIEASKNLHFSEKKLIKFDDLSTQNDNIVNFTMNAKAWARITAQNLNDPQPGDKFKILKLGGKVDCEECSPNGKYTFWYDAFNSSYIFINDGQTYFKYYYWYNDTVVHGLDSILTTPFDTITKTYTF from the coding sequence ATGAAATTAACTGGGTTATGTCTATTTATCTGCCTGTTAGGTATAGCTTCTTGTAAGAAAAAAGAACTCTCTTTTACCTTCAAAGGAAAGGTTACAGCTGCTTATACAAATCAAGGGTTGGAAGGAGTACAGATTTATATCTATGCTTCTAATTTGGCTAATAACACCAGTAAATCTGCTACTGCTTACACCAATGCAAATGGAGAATATGAAATAGTATTAGAGCGTTTGAAATTTGATAAAGTAAGTATAGAAGCTAGTAAAAATCTTCATTTTTCTGAAAAAAAACTGATAAAATTTGACGATTTAAGTACCCAAAACGATAACATAGTCAACTTTACTATGAATGCAAAAGCATGGGCACGCATCACTGCTCAAAACCTTAACGATCCACAACCTGGAGATAAATTTAAAATCCTAAAACTTGGAGGAAAAGTTGACTGTGAGGAATGTAGCCCAAATGGGAAATATACATTTTGGTACGATGCCTTTAACTCTTCTTATATCTTCATCAACGATGGACAAACCTATTTCAAATACTACTATTGGTATAATGACACAGTTGTTCATGGATTAGATAGTATTCTCACAACTCCTTTTGATACCATTACCAAAACTTATACGTTTTAG
- a CDS encoding ATP-binding cassette domain-containing protein, with protein MSNVLEINHLTKRFGNLTAVNDLNLTVEKGNIYGLLGPNGSGKSTTLGMILNVINPTSGDWKWFDETHSSHSLKRIGAIIEHPNFYPFLSAEKNLKIVAQIKGVAENKIDEKLKLVGLFERKNDKFSTFSLGMKQRLAIASAMLNDPEILILDEPTNGLDPQGIIQIREIIREIAASGTTIIIASHLLDEVEKVCSHVIILEKGKTLYNGAVDAMNASFGYFEVGAADMTQLKTILNEIEFIEKVVEYPTYFKAILKQEAQPEVLNKLLFEKGIVANHLIKGKESLEDKFLHIIKQN; from the coding sequence ATGTCAAATGTGTTAGAGATAAATCACCTGACCAAACGTTTTGGGAATTTAACTGCTGTAAATGATCTGAATTTAACAGTTGAAAAAGGTAATATTTATGGATTGTTAGGTCCTAATGGGAGTGGGAAGTCAACTACATTAGGTATGATTTTGAATGTAATTAATCCAACATCAGGAGACTGGAAATGGTTTGATGAAACGCATTCTTCTCACTCCTTAAAGCGAATAGGAGCAATTATAGAACATCCTAATTTTTATCCGTTTTTAAGTGCAGAAAAGAATCTAAAGATTGTAGCACAAATAAAAGGAGTAGCCGAAAATAAAATAGATGAAAAACTTAAGTTGGTTGGACTCTTTGAACGAAAGAATGATAAATTCAGCACATTTTCTTTAGGAATGAAGCAGCGTTTGGCAATTGCTTCTGCTATGCTAAATGATCCCGAAATATTGATTCTAGATGAACCAACCAACGGTTTAGATCCACAAGGTATTATCCAAATTCGAGAGATTATTCGAGAAATAGCTGCATCCGGAACGACCATTATTATTGCGAGTCACTTATTAGATGAGGTGGAAAAAGTATGTTCCCATGTAATTATCCTTGAAAAAGGAAAAACGCTATACAATGGTGCAGTAGATGCCATGAATGCTAGTTTTGGCTACTTTGAAGTAGGTGCAGCAGATATGACGCAATTGAAAACCATTCTGAATGAAATCGAATTCATAGAAAAGGTGGTAGAGTATCCTACTTATTTCAAGGCAATTCTTAAACAAGAAGCACAACCAGAGGTATTAAATAAGCTGTTATTTGAAAAAGGAATTGTAGCCAATCACCTCATCAAAGGGAAAGAAAGTTTGGAGGATAAATTTTTACATATTATAAAACAGAATTAG